The region CACAATTCTTGATTTAATATCGAGTCCATTTtcaaacacccttgtaagtcgatcgcttttaaagcatcgccatcaacctcacatagcttactcttgggatttcttacaatgagacctattcgatttttatcgagtagaagaataatacactaaaataaaattcatttcattcaaaacacaaatttaaaacctcgatccaatgtcgagtatttctatccaaatcaaattaaaatacccaatcacaatcaaacaccatttcatttggaaataaaaagggggatggctttgagtcttcaattcctctcctcgattatttgaatacgagttctcttactcggttagtcaaatagtcgtcatttCTATCCACCTAAGCACAATCAAATCGAATTCATACTCATATTAAtgaaacgaaaagggagatgactttgagttttcaatttttctcctcgattatttgaatacaagttctcttacttggttagtcaaataattgtcgttcctctacaaacttccaaaccccgattaaatcaaaacactttCATAACAATGAAATTaaaaaagggagatgactttgagtcttcaacttctctcctcaattgtttgaatacgagttctcttactcggtcagtcgaacaattgtcattttccACCAACTTATACCATAAGTCAAATCATTCTCAATCAAAACTATACGAAAAtggagatggtcttgagttttcaattcctcttctcaaatgcttggatatgagtagttttactcagccattcaagtacttgtcatttattctaaaatacatcaatCATACATAAACCCATTTTCATAATCgctcagatgaaaaagaaagtggttcaagagttttctattccctttttcgaatattaggatacgagttgtcttactcgactatccgagtattcgtcatccattcaaaaacaccttaactattattaaatccttttacaattaaggatgaaaagggaaaTGGTCTAGAGCTTTCtattcctctcctcgactattaggatacgagttgtcttactcgactatccgagtaatcgtcatccaacaaaatatcttaacacatcaaatctatcttTTCCTTGCCCTCATGCGATTGGAATCGATCAAACcaaacatccaacatattaacccaacttgtcacccccgtgtaaccaaaactcttttcagaaagaacattgtttaatcttttctaatgcgcacaacaaactagtgcttaagcctccgtcgagagtagacaagccaatgtttagcctttagaacgcaATCTAAACAattgttcactaaaagacaccaaccaaccgtagttccccgaactacgaatgctctgattttcttatgaccataaggatacataggcaggagattgatgtatcttcgggagcacactaataaaaaacctcccttttctctttctgaggttcccatcaatttctatttttataacccagagataacaaacaaacataaattaacactcgaaacacaaattagaattaaaaggttcccgttgagtacaacggacgtaaggggtgctaataccttttccttacgtaatccactcccgaacccgaatatggttgcgatgaccattattctatttcctaaaggttttatcgatattttcctatcccttcattgggataaataaagttcggtggcgactctgttcgaatataaatttttccgcgaccatcgcgaggaatcgtatttttcgagatgcgacagaggcgtaagtctttgtttgtttcacgtCGGATATGGATAAAGTATACTCGTTTCTGAAAATGTTTTTGAAGTCGCGCAAGGGAGAAATAAGTTTTATTTGTTGATTTTCTTTTAAATGGAGATAGTCATCCAAATAGGGAGCTCTATTGCAGTACACAAATGCCCGAAAAGGAAGAGGCATAAGCCCAATCACTCTTTTTTCATCCAAAAGTTAATATAAAAATGTGTAACGAATTAGTTCAAAGTTCATTAACGAAAGACGATTATTCACACATGGAGCTCTACTGTATTGcccaaataatcgggaaagatATAAGAGAAATGACTTACTTCAGATgattattgtattttaatatggaagTCGAATGTTTGAACATGAGGCTCTATAACAGTAGCATAACATTCGAGAAAGAGAAAGTCTAAACCTAATTAGATTCTTtcatttttattgtgaaaagtTTTTAAAAAGGGAACGAATTGACATTTGATCAAGTGTTTGAAGttgatttataaaaaaaatcgGATTAATCGGGGGAGATGCTCGAGTTTACATTCAATTTGGGAAAAAGACTTGACGTTAAATTGAGtgtttatttttgttcttttctgaaaaatggttgattttaatctttgaaTTTATAATCAACTGACataagaaaaataaatgaaagcGGTAAACTTATTACACATCACGAAAATGAGGATACAAGTTATCGAATGAGAATGCAGTATAACAATTAACAAGCTTAATAAACAATGGTGAATAAATAAATAGAAAATCTCGTTGTAAGAAGCCCCAAGAGAATGCTAAGGGACCagaaataaataataaatttgAACTATTGAACTTAGCattatgttaagaaatcgtaaaGTGATTTATGTAGGAATCATCATATCTGAGGTCGATCTACAAAACTCTATGCGTTTAAGAAATTTCAGAAGTTATATTGAATTTTTCACTCTAAAATTACAATGCATATGTGAAAAACCCATGATTTAAGCGACATTTTTAAAGGTAAAAAGAAACAAAAACTAAAGTAAAGAATTTAGCGATTTGGTGAGCAATCGTAAAGCGATTCATGTatgaatcaccctatctgaggccgatcaacAAATCTTTATGCGTTTTAAgcaatttctgaagttaaattgaatttttaactctGAAATTACAATGCATCCGTGAAAAACCGATTGGACAAATAAATcgaacttcctttttaacaatTTAAAATAGATTTGATTAAATGataataacaataatattaaataaaaaaataacaacaataataatcaataataataataataataataataataataataataatagaaaacACAAGAGAGAGAAAAACGTAACAAGAAAGGTGTAAATGAGATGATGTGAGAGAGAGAAGAGATGAGCCAAGCCCAACCATCCAAAAAAAATCTAATTCAAAATTAAACACATattaaaaactaaataataaaaaagaaaaagtGAGAAGGAGGAAAAGAAGGAAAGAAAATATTCACCCCAAAGCCATGTGTCCCCTTTTCCATGGTTCTAAATtaatcaaatttaaaaataaaataatgacAAGTGTTGTGTGGTGATTGGTTTTCATAAAAACttaattcaaatttttttaaCATCAAATTCTTAAGCTTActaaatgaattaaaaaataaataacacaaacTAAAATTAAAACGAAAAGGTAAATAATTATGAATAATTCTATCAATTATTTTGGCTAAAAATAGAAATAATCAGATAAATAATGAATAAAAATACGGCGTAAAAATGCCCgaaaattaaactgaatgcaccaaaatgatgagtacgaaataaacttctcagaaacatacatatttgatccaattttgaaataaaaaatgaccGGTTAAAAATTCTCAAACTGATCTGAATGCAATAaaaaaagtagtcgaaaaaataaaacgagAACACCAGATTAAACTACATGAACTGTAGATTAAGAATACTAACGTCTGCAGGttcaatttttgaaatttttttgcCCGCTGATTCGACGTACATTTGAAAATTAATTCAACTAGTATGTTCTATAGGTCCAAGAATTTATTTCGAGCGACATTCTAAACAAATATGTGGAATGGAATGCATGTTGTGATGAACAAAACCATAATTGCCTTGTGAATGCATTGAAGTACTCATTGAATAATTGTGAATAGATAGTAAGATGCAAAGAAATCACTCTTGGACCATTTGCTTCTAATTCTGAATTATAATCAAAACCCTACAAAGATCCAGATGACGATAATACTCTTGATTGTCATCCTCTGAACCTCTGAAACAAGATGAAATGGAATGAACAATGTACTGAGATTGAGAAATAAATtcttttgacttcttaatcaatAGATGACTGAATGAAATGCCATCAAGATCAGAGAAAATGTCAGAAATCCTGAATTTTCATCTAAACCCTAATGAATGCCTTTTGACTAAAAGAATGCATGATAAAATGAAGCGGTTATGCTATGCTGAAGCAAGTAAAACACttagggtaaaatttagggtatggCACATCCATCTCAACACCATTTTCATATTTTGAGATTTTAAATCTTAGAACCATTAGATTTTCAACAGAATTGCTATGTTCAATTCCAAATCTTCTCAACACTTCTGTCACATACTTCATTTGACTGATGAGTATACTGTCATCAAATTGAAATACCTCAATACCAAGAAAATACTTCATCTTACCCTAGTCTGACATATCAAATTCCTTCATCATGGACTCTTTGAATTCATACATCATTTTTTCATCATCTCTGATATAAATTAAATCATTAACGTATAAGCTAATGATCAAATATTTATCTTATTTGACTTTCTTAAACAAAGGTTTCTCACTATCCTCCTTCTCAAAACCTTCCTTTCTGAAGTATGATTCAATTTGACTAAACCATGCTCGCGGTGCCtggttgattttaatctttgaaTTTATAATCAACTTACACTAGAAAAATAAATGAAAGCGGTAAACTTATTACACATCACGAAAATGAGTATACAATTTGTCGAATGGGGATACATTATAACAATTAACAAGCTTAATAAACAACGGTGAATAAATAAATAGAAAATCTCGTTGTAAGAAGCCCCAAAAGAAAGCCAAGGGACcggaaataaataaaaaatttgaaCTATTGAATTTAGgattatgttaagcaatcgtaaagcGATTTATGTAGGAATCATCATATCTGAGGTCGGTCTACAAAACTCTATGAGTTTAAGAAATTTCTAACGTTATATTGAATTTTTAACTCCAAAATTATAATGCATCTGTGAAAAACCGATGATTTAAGCAACATTATTAAACGAAAAATTAAACTAAAGAATTTAGCGATATGTTGAGCAATCGTAAAACGATTCATGTatgaatcaccctatctgagACCGATCAACAAAATATTATGTGTTTTAAGtaatttctgaagttaaattgaatttttaactctGAAAATACAATGCATCCGTGAAAAACCGATTGGACAAATAAATCGAACTTTCTTTTTAACAAATTAAAATAGATTTGagtaaataataataacaataatactaaataaaataaataacaacaataataatcaataataattattattattattagtaataataataataataatataataataataataataataataataataataataatagaaaacACAAGAAAGAGAAAAACCTAACAAGAAAGGTGTAAATGAGATGGTGTGTGTGAGAGAAGAGATGAGCCTAAGCCCAACCATCCAAAAAAAATCTAATTCAAAATTAAACCcatattaaaaaataaataataaaaaacaaaaagtGGGAAGGAAGAAAAATGGGAAAGAAAATATTCACCCCAAAGCCACCCTTTTCCATGGTTCTAAATtaatcaaatttaaaaataaaataatgacAAGTGTTGTGCGGTGATTGGTTTTCCATAAAAACTTAATTCAAAATTTTTTTTAGCATAAAATTCTTAATCTTActaaataaattaaaaaataaataacacaaacTAAAATTGAAACGAAAATGTAAATAATTATGAATAATTCCATCGATTATTTTGGctaaaaacaaaaataatcagATAAATAATGAATCAAAATAGGGCGCAAAAATGCCCgaaaattaaactgaatgcaccGAAATGACCTGTACGGAATAAACTTCTCGGGAACATACATGTTTTGATccaattttgaaataaaaaatgaccGGTTAAAAAAGCTCAAACTGATCAGAATGGAATAAAAAATGTAGTCGAAAAAATAAAACTACCACACTAGATTAAACTACGTGAATCGTCTGCAAGttcaatttttgaaatttttttgacCACTGATTCGACGTACATTTGAAGATTAATTCAACTAGTTTGTCTGTAGATCCAATAATTTATTTCGAGCGACATTCTAAACAAATATGTGGAatggaatgcatgttatgatgAACAAAACTACAAATGTCTTGTGAATGCATTGAAGTACTAGCTGAATAATTGTGAATAGATAGTTAGATGCAAAGAAATCACTCTTGGACCATTTGCTTCTAATTCTCAATCACAATCAAAACCCTACAAAGATCCAGATGACGATAATACTCTTGATTGTCATCCTCTAAACCTCTGAAACTAGATGAAATGGAATGAACGATGTACTGAGATTGAGAAATAAATTCTTGTAACTTCTTAATCAATAGATGACTGAATGAAATGTCATCAAGATCAGATAAAATGTCAGAAATcttgacttttcatctaaacTCTAATGAATGCTTTTTGGCTGAAAGAATGCATGATAAAATGAAACAACTATGTTATGTTGATACAAGTAAAAAACTTAGGataaaatttagggtatgacacatCCATCTCAACAAAATTTTCATCTTTTGAGATTTAAAATCCTAGAAACATTAGATTTTCAACATAATTGCTATGCTCAATTCCAAATCTTCTCAACACTTCTATCAAATACTTCATTTGACTGATGAGTATACCATTATCAAACTGAACTACCTCAATACCAATAAAATACCTCATCTTACCCAAGTCTGACATATCAAATTCCTTCATCATGGACTCTTTGAATTCATACATCATTTTTTCATCATCTCCGATATAAATTCAATCATCAACATACAAGCTAATGATCATATATTTATCTTATTTGACTTTCTTAAACAAAGTTTACTCACTATCCTCCTTCTCAAAGCCTTCCTTTGTGAAGTATGAGTCAGTTTGACTAAACCATTGTCGCAGTGCCTGTTTGAGTCCGTACAAAGCTTTGTTAAGTTTATATACCTTTTGCTCCTCATTCTTTATTTCATAACCCCTTGGCTGCTCCATGTACACACATTCTTATCTAACTTCCCATGAAGAAAGGTCGACTTCATGTCCAACTAAAACACACATCAACCTATTTGTGCAAAAAGTACCAAAATCATTCAAACTGTATCCATACGAACTACACGAGCATATACTTCTTCATAATAAACTATTTATTCCTGAGCAAACCCTTTGGCAACCAAGTGAGGCTTGTATTTTTCTACTTCTCCAAGCTTGTTCAACTTTGCTTTGTTTACCCATTTGACTCCTATTTTTTTTGTTGCTCTTTTCGGCAACTCCCTGAGATCCACATTCCATTCTTCTCAATTGATCTCATTTCTGCATACATGGTTGCCCTCCATTTCTCCTCATTCAATTCTTCGTCAAATGAAGTTGGATCAGAATGAACGACATGAGCAAACAAGCTAAAGTAAGTTTCTACCTCTTCCTCTTCATTGGAAAAACCATCACTAGGGAAATATTCATTCATCCCCCTAGGTGCTCTTCTATTTCAGGGTTCTATCATTGGAGAAActacattttcttcttcatgATTATCAGTTTCATTTTCTGCATTTTCTTCTTCATTACCATCAGCTGCATTTTCTTCTTCATTGCCATTACTTGATTCCTCACTTTCGtcacttttctcattttcccATTCCAAGTCAAACATGTTATCTTTTTCAGAGGTTTCTCCCAAATCTATTTCCATCTTCTTCAAAAACGACATCCTGGCTGATAATAAGCCTCTTGAAGGTAGGATTATATAGTCGGTATGCCTTTGATTCTTCGCTTACACCAAAAAAGATACAACAACGTCTCTtatcttcaagctttatttggCATTTGGTAGATGAGCATATGTTATACAACTAAAGACTCTCTAGTTCCTAACTGAACGCTCTATCCCACACCAAGCTTCCTCTGGCATCATTTCCTTCaccaatgatgtttgaattctATTAAGTGAAggaaaattgcgatccaaaacgcagcggaaatgaaaaattctcctttagtgatccttacgaatggtcatgatcagtgatataaatcgttacctcttatggcgattgaaacctttgatgcagatctaaggagtgatcacgaactttgaatggtgacaacgcctctactcaatccacatgaacagattccttcagtcttagtgctagctgctacgaatgaaggctttaagtgtgtgtgtgtgtgtgtgtgtgtgtgagagagagagagagagagatgaaatTTCATCTAGTGAAATGCTTatacacaagggttctatttatagaaccacttgtgtagACTACAAGCTAAAAAGCCAACTTAAGTGTTTGTGGCCCATATATTATGGTATgccaaaaatcacttaagcacgtggtaccttaccatattttgtattctacttaagtgcgtcataccttacgatgttctatgATTCACTTAAGTCcattgtaccttacggtgtttcttaattactctatctctcatcaatccgaccttttgtgtgtgaccctgtaggttttcgcgacattgtcaattatattaaatcacgtatttaacataataaacaatgagcggtatctagcaacacatcactgttatccaaggcacaaaaatgtcatgtgatctgacaaatcccttttttgtgataatacatgtgtgtacaattacccttttgcccttatgtttatattgaacacgaggcatagaccgtgtcatccttgttcagttcaatattgggcccttagacatttatcctattacgcatGATGAGAAAATTCTgtctaggtcactcatgtcccttagcatgcttcgtggagtacccatcaactgtctttatggtcatccagttacaaacaacgtttgatcagcaacaaagcactcgactctacatctaggatccatagtggtttcaggtcgtagggtggtatacaccactattaccatgagaataacttatgacactttgcataacattttatatagtattctcatagcgggtcaatccagtataaatattactcctaatattcatacctatgtttaagacttgataactccttatccatgatccatgagatgtggtcatcagtctatatacaaaatagtcttaattctttaatgttatcccacttcacaacaaagctcgactatagatactttaagaacaatgtccttatgtttaaatggatctcatgattaagtcacacttgatacattaaacagactagctattctagggaatttattaaacaaacataataaagaaaaagtcttttattattaataaataatttaatacaagtaccaaaagtattggcctctagggcttacaccaacattaaAAACATAGAATGCGCAGTTTATCGCCTCTGCCCAAaattttcttggaacatttttCTCAATCAATAAGCTCCTCACCATATTCATCACAGTTCTATTTTTCCACTCGGCAATTGCGTTCTGCTGCGGTGTATATGCAATAGTTAATTTCCCCTTGATCCCATTCATTTTACAATATTCCTTGAACTTATCTAATGTGAATTCACCTCCACGGTCTATTGTTAGACATTTAATGGACAAGCCTATTTTTTTTCAACAAGAGCTTTAAATAGCTTAAAGGTAGTGAATGCATCTGAGTTACAACCAAGAAAATACACTCATGCCTTCCTACTATAGTTATCAATTAAGCAAATAAAATACCTCTTGCTTCCCTAAAAAAATGGAGAAATTCGGATGCAAATATCAGCGTGAACCAGCTCCAACTTTTCCGATGTTATCCATGTACTTATCCTTGGGATTACATCTCGAAGTTGCTTCCCTTTCAAGCAATTAATGCACACAATTTCACCCTCATGAAAAGTTAGCAAGCCTCTCACCATGTTTTTTATTTGCAAAGTCTTCAACCATTTGCAGCTGAGATGACCAAATCTTTGGTGCCAAAGGTGAGCCACGTCTTCAGTAATTGCTTGGAAACACTCTTCATTTCTTTCCCTTTTGGTTGATTTAGTGCTTGAAAGCAACACACACATTTGATTTGCTGTCATGTTGGTTTGGAATACCAAACCCTTTGTGTAGTGATAAATCTGACACTCATTTGATTGCATTAGTACGATCAAACCCCTTTCTTGTAGTTGCCCAACACTGATAATAGACATCTCGTACAAGGTGATTTACTCCTTTTATTATCAATCGAAGACTTCCTTTTCCAGAAACGTTCAGACTTGCATAACTCCCCAATCTAACCACTTTGTTGAACCTTCTTCTAACTCACAAAAGAGTTAAGAATCACCACACATGTGATTGTTGCACCCATAGTCAATATACCACACAAAATCTCGATCGTCTCCAAGCGTGTCTACATACGCCACTAGCACCATCTCTTCTGATTCCTTCAAACCAATATAGTTTGCTTGACACTCGTATTGGAAGTGTCCAAGCTTATGACACTTACAACACTCAATTGTTTCCTTACTCCTCGGTTGGCTACCCCTGCGTATACCTTGTCCCCGACCTCCTTGGAAAGTAGATCTTCCTCGCCCTTTTCCACCATAGCTCTCTTCATGAATTACCTTCAAATCATGTTCATCTTCTCCACTTACTTTGAACTTTTGCTCATGAACGAGCAGAGAACTTTGCAAGGCATCCACAGATAGTTGATATATGTATTTGGTTTCCACAATGGAACAAACAATATAGTCCCACTTATTAGTGAGGGTTCTCAAAATCTTCTCAACGATATTGA is a window of Lathyrus oleraceus cultivar Zhongwan6 chromosome 6, CAAS_Psat_ZW6_1.0, whole genome shotgun sequence DNA encoding:
- the LOC127095076 gene encoding uncharacterized protein LOC127095076 codes for the protein MRQGESIINHFGRVITVANDMTNYGEDVDDVNIVEKILRTLTNKWDYIVCSIVETKYIYQLSVDALQSSLLVHEQKFKVSGEDEHDLKVIHEESYGGKGRGRSTFQGGRGQGIRRGSQPRSKETIECCKCHKLGHFQYECQANYIGLKESEEMVLVAYVDTLGDDRDFVWYIDYGCNNHMCGDS